The sequence TTGAACAGCAAGGTCCACGGCACCAGCATCCCGATGCGGCCGTTCTCTTTCACGAGCGCGTCACACGCCTCGAAGAAGGCGATGTAGAACTCGGGGTAGTACCGGTATCGCTCTTCGAGATACTGGCGGATGGTCTCGGGCATCCGCTTGCCGCTCCCGTAGGGCGGGTTCATCAGCGCCACGTCGTAGTCCTGTGCCAACACGTCGAGCAAGCGAACGAAACTCCGCAGGTCCTTCGCCAGGAAGGAGTCCTCGTCTCGGTGCGCCGAAATCGCGTCGCGAAGGCTGTGGAGCACGCTCTGCAGCGAGCGGTCAGCGGTGAAGTCTTCGGCGAACGTCAACTGCGTCCCGTCATCGCCGTCGAACAGTTCGTCGAGCGTGCCTCGAACGTCGAGCAAGCTCCCGAGGCCGTGGACCTCCTCGAACGCACTGAGAACGTCCGCGAGCGTCTCCGCCACGTCGTCTCGGCCGTCGCTGACTTCCTCGAACACGGCGTCGACGCCGTCCAAGTCGGCGATCCGTGCGTCGGCACAGACGATCCCTGGCGACGGGAGTTCGAAGTCCTCGCCGCCGGCAGCGCGCGCTCTGGACCGCGCCTTGAGGTAGAGATTGAACGTGGCGAGTTGGCACGCGCGCATATCGAGATCGACACCGTAGAGGTTCTGCTCCAGGATCCGGCGGGGGATCGTCGCGGGATCGAGATCCGTCTCGCGGCGCCAGATGCGTTCGAGCACGTCGAAGGCGTAGAGCAGGAAATGCCCGCTGCCACAGGCCGGATCGATGACCCGGAGCTCCGAGGGATGGTCGAACGCCGTCGGGTCGCCCGTCTCCTCTGACGGGACCAGGTAGGTGCAGAAATCGGCTATCTCGGGCGCGTCATCCATCGACGCCGGACGGGTTCGCCGCTCGCGTGCCGACAGCTCCGCCTGGGTTGCGACGACATCTTCGACCTCCCCTTTTCCTTCGAGATAGAGTTTGCCGAGGGCGTTGTCGGTGAGCATGCGCACGACCCAGTGGGGCGTGTAAAACTGGTTCGCGACGCCGAGGTCGCTCGTTCGGATCCCCCCGGATCGCGTTCGCTCGCGGACGCTCCCGAGGACGTCGAGGTTGTAGTATTCGTAGACCCAGCCGAGGACGTCGTCGGCACGCCACACGGGGTCGGGGACCTCGTCCAGCAGCCTGCAGAGCGCTTCGAACGTATCCTCGTCGGGGTCGATCAGGCTGTAGGCCGTGGCGCGGTCGAAGAGCAACTCCAGTTCCTCGGCGAGGTCGTCGCACGCGTTTCGGTAGGCTTCGAGGACAGCCTCCCCTTCCAGCATGAACTCCTCGGTGACGAGCGTCTCGGCGGCCGGCGTCAGTCCGTCGTCTCGGAACACCGTCACCTCCTCGTCGACGAAGCCACGGACCTCCATACACCGGAGCGCAGCCAGGCGGTTGACGACCGTGTAGCCGACGCCGGCGACGTACTGTGCGACCGCCTCGTCCCAGTCTGCCCCATCGACGGCTTCGAGTTCGATGGCGTCGACCACCTGCTGTGCGTCGTCGTCGACGGCCGACAGTTCGGCCGGTTCGTCGTCCAGCCCTAACTGCGAGAGCTGATAAGTGACGTTGGCCTCGACACGCTCTCGCATCTCCGTGACGACGTCTTCGAGATGTTCGCGTTCCGACTCGCCGAGCTGCACCTTTCGCGGGGAGGACGATCCCGTCATCGAGTTAGGTCCGTGTCATCGCGGTGAACGTCTCGACGTTGGCTCTCCCCTGAAAGCACCGAGCGGTCGGCCGCCGCCGAGACCGAACCCGCGGGACCGACTCGGCCGAGACGCTGTTGTCCGTGTCGTCGCGGGTGGGTAGTCGGCGGCTCTTGCCGTCCGAGTTGGCGATCATACGACGGGGGAGTCTACCGATCTACTTTACTGTTCGTCATCGGTGTGCGCTCTCCGAGCGGTCTCTATTGCAGGCTTGTCGGTTGCCGCGGGAACGGCCGTACGACGATCAGGCGATTCCGGGCGGGGACATACGGGTGTGGCGGTGCGGTGCGATTCGAACCGGACCGAGACTCGCTTCGCTCGGTCGGAAAACGGGCGTGGCGGGAGTCCCGCGAGCGAACGAAGTGAGCGAGGGGGACTAAGCCACGCGCGTCGAACGAACGTAGTGAGACGGGCGTGGCGGGATTCGAACCCGCGATCGAGAGGTTAGGAACCTCTCGCCCTGTCCGCTAGGCCACACGCCCTGTGGCGATCGTAGAGGGGTCGGAGACAAAAAGGTCGGTATAGCGATTCGGAGACGGTGTGGCCGTGTTTTTATTCAACTGGAAATCATAAGGGACGTACATGAGCGATAAGCTGGCGGAGACTGAACGACGCCGACTCCTCGCACTGGTTGGTAGCGGCCTCGCGACCGGACTGGCTGGCTGTGGCGGAGGTGGTGGCGGCGCGACGGCGACATCGACGGCAACCGCCACTGCGACGCCGACGGCCAGCGACGGAGGTGTCCCGGCGGCCTACGAGACGGCGACGAGTCTGGACGGCACTCAGCGCGATCCCGACGCGCTCTCCTCGAAGGATGCAGTGAACTACCAGGCGGAACCGAGCGACGGCCAGCAGTGTTCCGACTGCCGGTTTTACATCGAGGACAAGAACGGCGACGGGATGGGTGCGTGCGCCATCGTCGCGGGCACCATCGATCCCGAGGGGTACTGCGTGAGCTACGCGGAGTACCAGGGCTAACCGGCAGTGGTGTCTCGGATACAAGCGACCGACGGTTCGGCGTCGCCACCGCGTGTTGGAGCCACGGCGCCACGCCGATATCGGTGCCTCGTCGAGCGCCGACTACTCCTCTTCCGACACGAACACGACGTTGCAGTCGGCGTTCAGCAAGACGAGTTGTGAGACGCTCCCCATCAACGCCTTCCCGATGGGCGTTTTCTTCCGTGGACCGAGGACGATGTACCGGGATCCGCGCTCCTCGCTCTCGTGGAGGATTCGGGAGGACGGATCACCGAGCGCGCCGGCCACGCTGACGTTCTCCGGATCGTCCAGTGCCAGACGGACCGCATCCGAGGCGATCTCTTCGGCATCGTCGATGGTCTCTGTCTCGGGCAGCACGTGGAATACGACCAGTTCCTCGTCGAACGCCTGGGCTAGTTCATACCCCTGCTGCACCACCTTGGTACTGTCCTCGTCGTCGACTGCAGCCAGAATTGACATGGCGTTCTGTTGTCCTATCGGGATTCAAATAAATGTTTGTGTCACACACAGGCGTGGAGGTATGCCCCCGGTAAAACGACCGTTGCGACCGAGAAACACTCCGCTACTGATGAATACCGTTCCACCGAGTACGTGTCAAACGTCCGGAACTCGCGGCGATAGCGTCGTCTACGCGTAGCACACAGGCAGCGACGGACCCTGGATCGGATCGCGGAAACGTTGACCACCCCGACGCAGCGGGGACGACCACGATGACGGACTCTGTCCTCGTTCCGGTCGACGGATCGCCGCTCGCGTCGACGGCGCTTCGGCACGCACTGACGATGTTTCCGGACGCGACGGTCACCGCTTTGCACGTCGTCGACCTCTTCGATCCCGGCGACGGCGACCTGGCCGACACCACGTACGAACCCATGATCGGATCCGAAGCGTGGTACGACCGGGCCGAGACGCTCACGGAACGGGTGCTCGACGACGCCCGGGAACTGGCCGCGACGTACGACCGCGACATCGACACGGCGTCGGACATCGGTGATCCGAAACGGGTCATCGTCGACTCCGCCGACGAGACCGGGATCGATCACGTCGTCGGTGCGCACGGCGGGCCGACCGGGGAGGTGGCACCCCTCGGTAGCGTCGCGACCGTCGTCGCTCGCCGCGTGGGCGTGCCTGTGACCCTGGTCCGCTGATCTGCCCCAACTAGTTGTCCTCCCGCCAAGAATTATGCTCGTCGAGCGCCATAGGCCCGATATGCTCCGTGGTGCCCTGCTGCTCGTGATCGGCGTCCTCGAGGCGATCTACCCCCACCGCGTCGTCGACTTCTGGCTATCTCTCGCGCTCGATGACGACGGTGAGCCTCGACGGTGGGTGTACACCGCGGCCCGGATCGAGGGGGTTCTCATCGTCCTGTGGACCGTGCGGCGGTGGCGGGCAGACTGACGGCGGCGGGATCAGCGATGACGATTACGTCGTGACGGTCGTCCGCCGACCGCGCTCTGGCAGTCAGTTCCGCCCGGCCGCGATCAGGGGCGCGTTCGGTTCGGCGTCCTCACACCGAGTGACGGTGAGTTCGAAGCCACCGTCGACATCCGCCTCGGCGGAGAGGTGGATGTCGTCGATGATGCGGATATACTCGCTTGCATGCTTGCCGTCCCGTGAGATCCGGGTCCGTTCGTGGAGCAGTCCGAGGTCGGTGAGCGCGTCGAGTTTCCGGTACGTCGTCGAGAGCGGGAGATCACAGCAGTCGGAGAGTTCGCTCGCGGACTTCGGTCGCTCGCTCGTGGCGTCCAGGACGGCCCGACAGTCCGCATCCTGGAGCACGTCGAGCATCGCCTGAACCTCGTCGGTATCGACGATCGTCTCCTCGGTCGCACACGTCCGCGGGAAAGGGGTTGCGGTAGCCATCGTACACGTTCTCCAATGGCCTCCATTCCCACCAGCGGGCACCCACGATATCGCGGTGGTTTATAAGCTCCTGCCGTCCGTCCCCGGGTCAGCCCGGAGAGACAGGCTTAGGATGATCGACGGCAAAGATGGTGGTAATGGGCTCCGGCATCCGCGCGGAACTAAAAGTCGACGCCGACGGGACGTGCCCCGTCACCCAGGCTGCGGCGTCTGCCGGGTCACCGACGTTTTCGGTCTCTCGAAGCACCGATCCCAGCGGGTCGGGCGAAATCACCGAGGAGTTCATGCTCGAAGACGCGGCGCTCGACGGGGCTCCCGAGGTCGACACGGAGTTGGAGACGGTGTTCACGTACGGCTCGAAGACCGTCTACCGCTTCAGTCGGCCACGAGGGCAGTCCTGCCCCTGTGACTGTATCGAACAGTTCGACTGCCCCGTCGTCGACGTCCACACCCGGGACGGACTGCTGTATCTCGTCTTTCACGCCGCGGACATGGCCGAACTCCAGGGCGTCATCACGTCGCTTCGCGAGCAGTATTCGTCGGTCGACATCCAGCGTCTGCTTCGGTCGCGTGGCGACAGCGCCGACCACGACCTGGTGTTCGTCGACCGAGGCCATCTCACCGACCGACAGCGGGAGGTGCTGGAGACGGCCCACCGGATGGGCTATTTCGAACGCCCGAAAGGCGCGAACGCGGGCGATGTCGCCGACGAACTCGGTATCTCGCCGTCGACGTTCGCGGAACACCTGTCGGCGGCACAGTCGAAGCTCCTCGACGCCATCCTCGAAGACTGAGGCGGACCGCCGCACGGTAGTTCGGGCGACCGATACCCAGACGCGACGATCCGTTGCTTAGCGGTTGACATCGATCCGGCGCCCGGTCAGTTCGTCCGGATCGAGCTCGTACAGGTCGATGTCTAGGTCCGCTTTCGGCTCGGACCAGATTTCGAACAGCGGGCGCTTTGCGGCGCCGTACCGCTCGATGTGGTCGGGCGTGAGTTCGTCCTTTGGGACGGCTTCTAGCCGCCCCTTGGCGATGGCACTCCGATAGGTCGCTTCGCCTTCCTCGTAGACGACGAATCGAACGCGCGGCGAGTCGGAGAGAAAGCGACGCTTCTCGGCGTCGGGTGTCGAGACGAGTCGCATACAGAACTGACAGCTCTCGGCGTCGTAGCCGTACGAAATCGGAATCGCGTACGGATCGTCCGACCGAGCGAGGGCGAGGACGCCCGTCTCACGTCGCTCCAGCAGGGCGTCGGTTTCGTCCCCCGTCATCACGGTCTCTTGCTCCACGGTCATGCGTGTTGTCGGGCCGAGAAAAGGGAGGGGGCCGTTTATATTTATGCACCTCGCGGCGCGAGTCGGACGGGTCGGTGACACGGTGTCTCGGCGGGCCATCCCGGCGAGACGCTCCGATACCCCTATCAGTCACTGTCATCCGCAGTGTCGGGGGAGAACGCGGCCGGCGAGAGCGACGTTCCACAGACGACACAGCCGTGCTCGAGGAGCGCCTCCCGCATCGGCGGATTCACCGCCATGCGCTCCTCGCACTCCGGGCAGTGAAACGTCAGCTCCGTTCCCCCGTTCATCACTGACACGATAGGAGGGCCGACGATATATGAACCTCCCTCTTTCCAGCGCGATGAAAATGACGGCCGATCAGCCGAGCGCGATATCGAGATAGAGCATCACGATGACCCCGAGGATCGTCCCGAGGGTCGCGATGCGCTCGTAGCCTCTGGCGTGGGTCTCCGGAACGATTTCGTCGCTGATGACGAAGAGCATGGCCCCGGCCGCAAAGCCCATCGCGTAGGGCAACAGCGCCGTCATCGACTGGACAGCGTACGCGCCCAGAATCGCTATCGGAATCTCGACCACGCCGGAGCGGATGCCAGCGATCACCGCGTAGAAGCGTCGGCTCAGACCGGCGTTGACCGCCGCCACCGACACGGCGAATCCCTCCGGGATGTTCTGGATCCCGATGGCGAGCATCAGCGGTATCGCGGTTTCGAGGTCGCCGCTCCCGAATCCGACGCCGACGGCGAGCCCCTCCGGGATGTTGTGGATGGTGATCGCGAGGACGAACAGAACGACCCCCGCCAACCGGTCGTTCTCGATGGGGAGGGCGCCGTCCCGACTGGCGGCGTCGCTCCGCTGCCGTCCAGTGACGAGATAGTGAGCGTGTGGCACCAACACGTCGGACCGGTCGAGAAAGAGCGCGCCGAGGGCCACGCCCACTAGGACGGGAATCGGATTCCCCCCGGAGTACGTCTCGATGCCGGGCACGATCAGACTGGTAAAGCTCGCCGCCAGCATCACGCCCGCAGCGAAGCCGAGCGCGCCGTCCATCGCTCGTTCGGAGGGGTCACGCCAGACGAACACCAGCGCCGCCCCGAAGAGGTTGAGCACCGCGATGACAACGCCGCCCACCAGGCCATGGATGATGGGATCGGTCCCGAACAGTTGCGTGAAGGTGTCGATGATCACAGTGGCACATCCTCAGTGAGGTCGCGTAGCGGCACGTTGGGTCGCGTTGTTCGGCGGGGGTATTGAAGCTACGCCTGTCAGGACTCCGCCGCCGAACGCACGGTCAGGACGGGGACCGGCGACGTACGGATGAGCCGATCCGCCACGCTGCCGAGGACGTACCGGTCCAGGCCAGTGCGGCCGTGGGTACCGGTCACCACGAGGTCGATGTCGTGGTCGTCGACGTACGACCGGACGGTGCGAGCGACCGACGTTCCGAACTCGACATCGGTCGTCGCGTCGACGCCAGCGTCGGCCGCCGTCGACGCCGCTTCCTCGACGATTTCGGTCGCGTCTTCTTCGAGCGTGTCCGCCAGTACGTCGGCGCGAACGTCGACGCCGAGGGTCGTCACGTCGACGACGGAGAGGATGTGGAGCGATGTCGCGTCCTCCTTCGTCACGATATCGAGCGCCAGGGAGAGCGCATCCGCCGCGCAGTCGCTCCCGTCGGTCGGCACGAGCACGTTCCGATACGGGTAGCGGACGGTCGCGTCGTCGGGGCGGATCGTGAGTACGGGCGCTTCGGATCGTCTGACGACGCGTTCGGTCGTGCTGCCGAGGAGGACGCGTTCGAGTCCGCGCCGCCCGTGGGTCGGCATGACCACGAGGTCGACGTCTCGGCTCTCGGCGTAGTCGACGATAGTGCGGTGCGGTTCGCCCTGGAGGACATCGGTGACGGTCTCGACCCCGCGGTCGGCGGCGCGGTCGGCCGCCTCCTGGGCGATCCGTCGTCCCTCCTGTTCGAGGGTGTCCACCACTTCGCCACGGATCTGCGTGACGCTGTCCCGGGTCGTGTCCGCGACGTTGATGACGTGGACCGTCGCCCCGGTCGCGGCTGCCATATCGAGGACGTGATCGAAGACGGCCGTCGCCCCCTCGCTTCCGTCAGTCGGGAAGAGGAGTGTATCGAACACGTGTCGGCGTTCACGGGCCAGCACCAAAAACAGGGGCGGCCAGCCGGGTCGGCGCCGTCGTACTGGTGACCGGCCAGAATGGTAGACAAGAGTTAACACGTATCGGTGCCAAGACGGTGGCATCATGCCGACCGTCACGGACCCTGCCCCGTGTGATCCGGACGAAAAGTTGTACGAATGCACGGCGTGTGGTCACCGGCTCTGTACCGCGGATACGCCGACGGGCTGCCCGGAGTGCGACGGCGTCCTGCAGAACCTCAGTACCCCGCGGCCGCAGTAGCACCGCCGAGAACGGCGTTCGTCACACTTGCGGCAGTGATGTCTCTTCCGTTCAGGCAGTCACAGCGCCGGGACGCTGCCGGCGATAACGCGAACCGTCGGTTGGATCGGTTGCAGGAGCGGTTTCGGTTCGCATCGACGGCCAGCCGACAGTCTCACTCGAACTGCTGGACCAGTTCTAGGTCGCGTTCGGTCCGCATGAACTCCGCGAGCCGTCGTGTCGCGTGACAGGAGGGACAACTGAAGTTCTTCCGGTGACCGGGAAGGTCGGTCGGGGTCTCTTCCCAGTCTTTGCCACATTCGGGACACTGCAGTCTGACGAACGCTTCGACCATACGCTCCTTGTCTCGCGACTCCGCATTAAATGTTCGGCGGAGCCGGACCGAGACGTTTTGGTCACCCGTTCCGTTCGTCGATGCGTGCGCGACGAAGACGTTCTGGACGTGGCACATGGCGACGGCGACGGAGCACCCCTCCGCCGGGTGCTGGTGACACACGGACGCACGCACCTCCCCGTGTTCGTCCTCGGTGGCGTCGCCAGCGCCCTCTCTATCGGCCTCGAACTGCTTCCCTCCTATCTCCTCGGCGTCGCCATCGACGTGTTCTTCATGAACGAGCGGCCGTTCTCGCTGCCGCTGATTCCGACGGCGTGGCTGCCGTCCGACGTTCGCTCACAGTTCGTCCTGCTCACCGGCCTCGTCTTCGGTCTCTATCTCGTCTCTGCAGCCCTCGCCTGGGTCAACAGTTGGGCGTGGAACCACTTCGCCCAGCATCTCCAACACGAGGTGCGGACGGCCACCTACCGGACGATTCAGAACCTCGAACTCGACTTCTTTGAGGGGACACAGACGGGCGAAGTGATGAGCGTCCTCAACAACGACACCAACCAGCTCGAGGAGTTCCTGACGACCAGTCTCCACAACGCGATGCGAATCGGCACTCGCGTCGTCGTCATCGGCGCCATCATGCTGTGGCTGAACTGGCAACTCGCTATCGTGGCGCTGCTGGTCGTTCCCGCGCTCACCGCCGTTTCGGTGGCGTTCGTCCGGCGCATCCAACCCAAATACGGCGAGGTCCGCGAGCAGGTCGGAACGCTCAACGCGCGTCTGGAGAACAACCTCGGCGGCATCGAGACGGTGAAAGCGTACACGAACGAGGACTTCGAGAACGACCGCGTCGCACGGGCGTCACGCGGCTATCTCGACCGACAGTGGGAGGCCATCGCTACCCGCATCGCCTTTTTCCCGACGCTTCGCGTTCTCACCGCGACGGGGTATGCGGCGACGTTCCTGCTCGGTGGCTGGTGGGTCCTCTTTGGCCCACCCTCGGTCTTCACGCTCCCGCTTTCGGCGGGCGTGCTGGTCACCTTCCTCCTCTACAGTCGGCGCTTCCGGTATCCGATGCGGCGCTTCGGCGAGGTGCTCAACGACTACCAGTACGCCCGCGCCGCCGCGGCCCGCATCGTCAGCGTGCAGGACCGCCGCGCGCGACTGCCGGAAGCCGAGGATGCGATTGACCTCGTCGACCCCGAGGGACGGGTCACGTACCGAAACGTCAGCTTTCGCTACCCCGACGAGGACGATTCCGTGCTCGACGGCGTGAGTTTCACCGCCGAGCCGGGCGAGTTCGTCGGCGTCGTCGGTCCCACGGGAGCCGGGAAGACGACGCTCCTGAAACTCCTCCTCCGGTTCTACGACGTCGACTCGGGGCGTGTCGCAGTCGACGGACACGACGTGCGCGACCTGACGCGCACCAGTCTCCGCGACGCCATCGGGTACGTGAGTCAGGAGCCGTACCTGTTCCAGGGCACCGTCGAAGAAAACGTCAGATACGGCCGCGAGGACGCCGACAGAGACGCGGTCGTCGCGGCGGCACGCCGCGCGGGCGCCCACGAGTTCATCCGTGACCTCCCCGACGGCTACGAGACGGTCGTCGGCGAACGCGGCGTGAAGCTCTCGGGCGGCCAGCGCCAACGCGTCGCCATCGCCCGCGCGCTGCTGACCGATCCGGAACTGTTCGTCCTCGACGAGGCGACCAGCCACGTCGACAACGAGACGGAGACGGTCATCCGGCAGCAACTCGCGGAGCTAACCGCCGACCGCACCACCTTCGCCATCGCCCATCGGCTTTCGACCGTCCGCGACGCCGACACCATCCTCGTCCTCGACGACGGTCAGCTCGTCGAACAGGGGACCCACGAGGAACTGCTCGCGATGGACGGTCTCTACGCCGACCTCTGGGCGGTGCAGGTCGGCGACGTAGACGACCTGCCCGAACGGTTCGTCGAGCGCGCGGCGACTCCCGACGACTGACCCGGCGTCCCGATGTCAAAACCCTTAACGCCGTCTCCCGAATAGTGGCTGGTAGCGGGATGGGATAGCCAGGAGATTCCGCCGGGCTCATAACCCGGAGATCGGTAGTTCAAATCTACCTCCCGCTACTGTTCCCACACCCACTACCCCACACGCGTCAGGAACCCCTTTACTTCTCCCTCCCGTAACGTGGTGCATGCCATCCGCACTGTTCGTCGTCAGCGAGGAAGGGTACTGGGGAGAGGAGTGTATCGAGCCGCTCACGACGCTCGATGCGGTCGACGTGGACGTCACCGTCGCGACGCCCACGGGCGGGAAACCAGTCATCGACGAGCGGTCGATCGATCCGGCGAACGTCGGCGAGGAACTCGCCACCCAGGTCGAGGAGGTCCACGAGACCGATCCGCGACTCGCCGACCCCGAGCTACTGACCGAGGTCGACGCCGCCGACCACGACGCGGTCGTGTTCCCGGGCGGCCACGGGACCGAGTGGGACATCAACCAGGACCGTCACGCGCGGGCGCTCCTCCGCGACGCCGTCGAGCGCGAGGACACGAAGGCGCTCGTCGTCTGTCACGCCGTCGGCATCCTGGCGTTCACCCGCGATTCGGACGGCGGCTTCCTCGTCGCCGGTCGGAGCGTCACGGGGTTCCCGAACGCCTGGGAAGAAGGGATCGTCGACGAGCAGGATCTGATGCCAGACGGACGAAAACTGCCGTACTGGGTCGAAGACGAGGTGATTGCTGCGGGCGCCAACTGGGACGCCGAACTCGGCGCCGACGTGTCGGTCACGGTTGACGGCGACCTCATCACTGCCCGCGGGCCGGCGTCGTCGTCCGCGGCTGCGCGAACGTTACTGGCGGAACTCGGTGTCGAGACACCCGAGGCGTAACTGTCCCGTCGGAGCGGCGACGCCGACGCTCAGGACTCCTGTTCGGTCCGTCCGAGGTAGGCATAGCAGTTCGGACACTGGACCGGCCGCGCACCGTACTGATCCCGTTCGCCGAGAAACTGCGTGTGTGAGTAGCCACGGCCACACTCCTCACAGGTCACGATGACGACCACATCCGAGCCAGTCGCTCCGTCCTTTTGGAGGTGTCTATCCCGAATCGCCGTCCGCCTCGGCATCGTCGGCCGACGGCCGCACGAGGTTGGCGAGCGTTACGAGAATGCCGAACCCCCACCCCACCGGCACGGCCAGCCCACCCCACATGGCGACGTACGCGAAGCCGACGAGTTCGAACCGCTGCCGCAACAGGGTGTTCAGCCCGCCGTAGGCGAGGATCGAATCCAGCAACCAGACTGCGAGCGTCTCGCTCCGGGGGAAGACGACGCTCGCGAGCGTCGGTGAGTAGAGCGCGGCGACCACCGGCGGGAGGAACACGGCGATGACGGCGAACGGGTAGGCGACGAAGACGGTAGTGCCGCGCCCGCCGATCCGTCCGAAGAGGAGGGCGAGCACCGTCGCGAGAACCGCAACCGATCCCGCGGCGGCGACGGCGAGAAAGCCCTCCGGCGAGAATCGGACCCGCGCGAGTACCGTCAGCGCCCCCCAGGCGACGATGGCCAGGAGGACGGTGCCAAGCGCACCGAGTCGCGTCGTCGTGCGGTCGACACGCCGGACGTGGAACCGGATCAGGAGACCTAACACGGCCAGCGGATAGCCGACGAGAAGCCCCAGAACGCCGAGGATGGCCCACGCGCGGTACGCCAGTCGCTCGCCGGTCGTTTGGGGCTGCCACCGGTTCATGACCGGGTGT comes from Haloplanus sp. XH21 and encodes:
- a CDS encoding high-potential iron-sulfur protein → MSDKLAETERRRLLALVGSGLATGLAGCGGGGGGATATSTATATATPTASDGGVPAAYETATSLDGTQRDPDALSSKDAVNYQAEPSDGQQCSDCRFYIEDKNGDGMGACAIVAGTIDPEGYCVSYAEYQG
- a CDS encoding universal stress protein; amino-acid sequence: MSILAAVDDEDSTKVVQQGYELAQAFDEELVVFHVLPETETIDDAEEIASDAVRLALDDPENVSVAGALGDPSSRILHESEERGSRYIVLGPRKKTPIGKALMGSVSQLVLLNADCNVVFVSEEE
- a CDS encoding universal stress protein — its product is MTDSVLVPVDGSPLASTALRHALTMFPDATVTALHVVDLFDPGDGDLADTTYEPMIGSEAWYDRAETLTERVLDDARELAATYDRDIDTASDIGDPKRVIVDSADETGIDHVVGAHGGPTGEVAPLGSVATVVARRVGVPVTLVR
- a CDS encoding winged helix-turn-helix domain-containing protein, with protein sequence MATATPFPRTCATEETIVDTDEVQAMLDVLQDADCRAVLDATSERPKSASELSDCCDLPLSTTYRKLDALTDLGLLHERTRISRDGKHASEYIRIIDDIHLSAEADVDGGFELTVTRCEDAEPNAPLIAAGRN
- a CDS encoding helix-turn-helix domain-containing protein, with the translated sequence MGSGIRAELKVDADGTCPVTQAAASAGSPTFSVSRSTDPSGSGEITEEFMLEDAALDGAPEVDTELETVFTYGSKTVYRFSRPRGQSCPCDCIEQFDCPVVDVHTRDGLLYLVFHAADMAELQGVITSLREQYSSVDIQRLLRSRGDSADHDLVFVDRGHLTDRQREVLETAHRMGYFERPKGANAGDVADELGISPSTFAEHLSAAQSKLLDAILED
- a CDS encoding pyridoxamine 5'-phosphate oxidase family protein, yielding MTVEQETVMTGDETDALLERRETGVLALARSDDPYAIPISYGYDAESCQFCMRLVSTPDAEKRRFLSDSPRVRFVVYEEGEATYRSAIAKGRLEAVPKDELTPDHIERYGAAKRPLFEIWSEPKADLDIDLYELDPDELTGRRIDVNR
- a CDS encoding DUF7560 family zinc ribbon protein encodes the protein MNGGTELTFHCPECEERMAVNPPMREALLEHGCVVCGTSLSPAAFSPDTADDSD
- a CDS encoding ZIP family metal transporter, which gives rise to MIIDTFTQLFGTDPIIHGLVGGVVIAVLNLFGAALVFVWRDPSERAMDGALGFAAGVMLAASFTSLIVPGIETYSGGNPIPVLVGVALGALFLDRSDVLVPHAHYLVTGRQRSDAASRDGALPIENDRLAGVVLFVLAITIHNIPEGLAVGVGFGSGDLETAIPLMLAIGIQNIPEGFAVSVAAVNAGLSRRFYAVIAGIRSGVVEIPIAILGAYAVQSMTALLPYAMGFAAGAMLFVISDEIVPETHARGYERIATLGTILGVIVMLYLDIALG
- a CDS encoding universal stress protein, which encodes MFDTLLFPTDGSEGATAVFDHVLDMAAATGATVHVINVADTTRDSVTQIRGEVVDTLEQEGRRIAQEAADRAADRGVETVTDVLQGEPHRTIVDYAESRDVDLVVMPTHGRRGLERVLLGSTTERVVRRSEAPVLTIRPDDATVRYPYRNVLVPTDGSDCAADALSLALDIVTKEDATSLHILSVVDVTTLGVDVRADVLADTLEEDATEIVEEAASTAADAGVDATTDVEFGTSVARTVRSYVDDHDIDLVVTGTHGRTGLDRYVLGSVADRLIRTSPVPVLTVRSAAES
- a CDS encoding rubrerythrin-like domain-containing protein, whose product is MPTVTDPAPCDPDEKLYECTACGHRLCTADTPTGCPECDGVLQNLSTPRPQ
- a CDS encoding ABC transporter ATP-binding protein, with the protein product MRDEDVLDVAHGDGDGAPLRRVLVTHGRTHLPVFVLGGVASALSIGLELLPSYLLGVAIDVFFMNERPFSLPLIPTAWLPSDVRSQFVLLTGLVFGLYLVSAALAWVNSWAWNHFAQHLQHEVRTATYRTIQNLELDFFEGTQTGEVMSVLNNDTNQLEEFLTTSLHNAMRIGTRVVVIGAIMLWLNWQLAIVALLVVPALTAVSVAFVRRIQPKYGEVREQVGTLNARLENNLGGIETVKAYTNEDFENDRVARASRGYLDRQWEAIATRIAFFPTLRVLTATGYAATFLLGGWWVLFGPPSVFTLPLSAGVLVTFLLYSRRFRYPMRRFGEVLNDYQYARAAAARIVSVQDRRARLPEAEDAIDLVDPEGRVTYRNVSFRYPDEDDSVLDGVSFTAEPGEFVGVVGPTGAGKTTLLKLLLRFYDVDSGRVAVDGHDVRDLTRTSLRDAIGYVSQEPYLFQGTVEENVRYGREDADRDAVVAAARRAGAHEFIRDLPDGYETVVGERGVKLSGGQRQRVAIARALLTDPELFVLDEATSHVDNETETVIRQQLAELTADRTTFAIAHRLSTVRDADTILVLDDGQLVEQGTHEELLAMDGLYADLWAVQVGDVDDLPERFVERAATPDD
- a CDS encoding type 1 glutamine amidotransferase domain-containing protein; translated protein: MPSALFVVSEEGYWGEECIEPLTTLDAVDVDVTVATPTGGKPVIDERSIDPANVGEELATQVEEVHETDPRLADPELLTEVDAADHDAVVFPGGHGTEWDINQDRHARALLRDAVEREDTKALVVCHAVGILAFTRDSDGGFLVAGRSVTGFPNAWEEGIVDEQDLMPDGRKLPYWVEDEVIAAGANWDAELGADVSVTVDGDLITARGPASSSAAARTLLAELGVETPEA